The following proteins are encoded in a genomic region of Maniola jurtina chromosome 17, ilManJurt1.1, whole genome shotgun sequence:
- the LOC123873647 gene encoding tRNA-splicing endonuclease subunit Sen2 has translation MNNLQSNGDSETDDPNNVFPLGAESSLQLPLDSSMCIVFTGHYNGVGVEVRSPDEMKLLYHMGCFGKGTVSRSRPKPITNSPPFMRRRQFLKRNYWYKRFGKLQKSFQPDTFFKDIDHLVAKILNDTKKQSGKEVIDLVSSDDDVQEEHASLTEHSDFDDSYKQNSVVIVPNSDSEDDNYFANLKPKYCVNKILLQEKLMLTLQEAFFLLYGLGCLQIVNAENNILNIEECWNLFSESESNFVEKYVVYHYFRSKGYIVKPGIKFGGDFLLYREGPEMNHADYIVVINFGKENLDWISLLGHVRMATTTVKEILIAEVTRSNKDNIKLPLELQEYSVRELVLTRKIPVIINNDDN, from the exons ATGAACAACTTGCAATCAAATGGGGACAGCGAGACTGATGACCCAAATAATGTGTTTCCTTTAGGAGCTGAGTCATCTTTACAATTGCCTTTAGATAGTTCAATGTGTATAGTGTTTACTGGGCATTACAATGGAGTAGGGGTAGAGGTTAGGTCACCAGATGAGATGAAACTACTGTACCACATGGGTTGCTTTGGCAAAGGAACAGTATCTAGATCTAGACCTAAGCCAATCACAAACAGTCCACCCTTTATGCGTAGAAGAcagtttttaaaaaggaattaCTGGTATAAGAGATTTGGTAAATTGCAGAAGAGTTTTCAACCAGATACATTTTTCAAAGACATTGATCACTTAGTTGCaaaaattttaaatgataccaAAAAGCAATCTGGAAAAGAAGTCATAGATTTAGTGTCCAGTGATGATGATGTTCAAGAGGAACATGCAAGTCTTACGGAGCATTCTGACtttgatgattcttataaacaaaattcagtAGTCATTGTACCCAATAGTGATTCCGAAGATGATAATTATTTTGCAAATTTAAAACCCAAGTATTGTGTTAATAAAATTCTGTTGCAAGAGAAACTTATGCTCACTTTACAAGaagcattttttttattgtatggcctTGGatgtttacaaattgtgaatgCTGAAAATAATATACTCAATATTGAGGAATGTTGGAATTTGTTCTCTGAAAGTGAGAGTAATTTTGTTGAGAAGTATGTTGTTTATCATTACTTTAGATCAAAAGGATATATTGTGAAGCCAGGAATAAAATTTGGTGGTGActttt TACTGTACAGAGAAGGGCCAGAGATGAATCATGCTGATTACATTGTTGTCataaattttggtaaagaaaaCTTGGATTGGATTTCTTTGCTTGGCCATGTCCGAATGGCTACAACTACAgttaag gaAATACTGATTGCAGAAGTTACAAGATCTAATAAAGATAACATAAAACTACCTCTGGAACTTCAGGAGTATAGTGTAAGGGAATTGGTGTTAACAAGAAAGATTCCtgtgataataaataatgatgatAACTAA
- the LOC123873657 gene encoding COX assembly mitochondrial protein homolog: protein MPDTSVLPKKFSEGPHGLGDPDDKSLRKVEIEVLIPKLMREKAKTEKCVKEVEEFNKCCKASSVFMVVKCREENSALRSCLTNWYENEEFRQICTNQYLNERSEYRTTGIKKPMKRA, encoded by the exons ATGCCTGATACATCGGTTCTGCCAAAAAAGTTCTCAGAAGGCCCGCATGGCTTAG GTGATCCTGATGACAAAAGTTTAAGAAAAGTAGAAATTGAAGTATTGATACCAAAGCTTATGCGAGAAAAAGCAAAGACCGAAAAATGTGTTAAAGAAGTTGAAGAGTTTAACAAATGTTGCAAAGCATCGTCAGTTTTTATGGTGGTAAAGTGTAGAGAAGAGAACTCAGCGCTCAGATCATGCCTTACTAACTGGTATGAAAATGAGGAGTTTAGACAAATATGTACTAatcaatatttaaatgaaagaaGTGAATACAGAACAACTGGTATAAAGAAGCCAATGAAACGAGCATAG
- the LOC123873650 gene encoding 26S proteasome non-ATPase regulatory subunit 14 gives MDRLLRLGGGMAGLSQAPPPNDAPVVDTAEQVYISSLALLKMLKHGRAGVPMEVMGLMLGEFVDDYTVRVIDVFAMPQTGTGVSVEAVDPVFQAKMLDMLKQTGRPEMVVGWYHSHPGFGCWLSGVDINTQQSFEALSERAVAVVVDPIQSVKGKVVIDAFRLINPNMMVLGQEPRQTTSNLGHLQKPSVQALIHGLNRHYYSISINYRKNELEQKMLLNLHKKSWMDGLTLADYKEHCAINETTVTDMLELAKNYNKALEDEEKMTPEQLAIKNVGKQDPKRHLEEKVDILMANNIVQSLGAMLDTMVFK, from the exons ATGGATCGTCTTTTACGTCTCGGAGGAGGTATGGCGGGGCTTTCCCAGGCGCCTCCGCCGAATGATGCACCCGTGGTGGACACCGCAGAGCAAGTCTACATCTCGTCGTTAGCACTCTTGAAAATGCTGAAGCACGGCCGAGCCGGTGTACCAATGGAGGTTATGGGTCTTATGTTAG gGGAATTTGTTGATGATTACACAGTTCGCGTCATAGATGTATTTGCGATGCCTCAAACTGGAACTGGAGTGTCGGTAGAGGCTGTTGATCCTGTATTCCAGGCTAAAATGTTGGATATGTTGAAACAAACCGGGCGACCTGAGATGGTTGTGGGATG GTATCACTCACATCCTGGTTTTGGTTGCTGGTTATCAGGAGTTGATATTAACACTCAGCAATCCTTCGAGGCATTATCAGAGAGAGCAGTTGCTGTAGTAGTTGATCCCATACAATCAGTGAAAGGCAAAGTAGTCATAGATGCATTCCGCCTTATCAATCCTAACATGATGGTCCTCGGACAGGAGCCGAGGCAAACAACATCAAACTTGGGCCATTTACAAAAGCCATCTGTGCAAGCTCTCATTCACGGTTTAAACCGTCACTACTACTCCATCAGTATAAACTACAGAAAGAATGAGTTGGAGCAGAAGATGTTGCTCAATCTGCACAAGAAATCTTGGATGGATGGTCTCACCTTGGCAGACTATAAAGAACATTGTGCTATCAATGAAACAACTGTTACTGATATGCTTGAATTAGCTAAGAACTACAATAAAGCTCTTGAGGATGAAGAGAAGATGACACCCGAGCAGTTAGCAATCAAGAATGTCGGTAAACAGGACCCCAAGAGGCATTTAGAAGAGAAAGTTGATATCTTGATGGCAAACAACATTGTACAGTCTCTCGGAGCGATGCTTGACACAATGGTTTTCAAATGA